From the genome of Streptacidiphilus sp. PB12-B1b:
CGGCCGAGTTGTCGACAACGACGAGAGGAGGTGCTGCCCATGACAGCCAACGTGCTAGAGCACCGCAGGGCGAGAGCCTTCGCAGACGCTGTGGAGGACCGTCCCAGCACAGCCGCCGCCCAGCAGTTCCCGGAACTGCTGACGATGGTGGACGCCCTGGACATCCTGGGCTCGCAGTCCGCACCGAGCCTGGACCCCGAGGTCCACATGGTGCAGCGGGCCCAGCTGATGGCCGAGTTCGAACGCGCCTTCGCCGGGGGCGGCGGCGTACCGGCCCAGCGCGATCGCGGCAGCCACCGCGCGGCGCCGGCCGGGCGGTTCCGCCCCAGCGGCCGCTGGGGCCGCAAGCTCGCGGTCAGCGGCCTGGCGGCGGGGGTGGTGGTGAGCGCCTTCGGCGGCGTCGCCGCGGCCAGCTCCTCGGCCATCCCGGGCGACACCCTGTACGGGGTCAAGCGCGGGCTGGAGAACTGGCGGCTGGACTTCGCCGGCTCCGACGCCCAGCGCGGCAGGCTGCTGCTCGGCGAGGCCTCCCAGCGCATGGCCGAGGCACGGCAGTTGATCGACCGCCAGCCCGGTGAGCACACCCTCAGCCCGCATGTCGCCGCCGAGGTCACCAAGGCGCTCAGCGACATGAACGCCGAGGGCACCCAGGGCCGGAACCTGCTCCAGGCGATCTACCAGCAGAGCCACTCGCTGGCTCCGATGCAGAGCCTGGCCGCCTTCGCCAGCAGCCAGCAGCAGCAGTTGGACGCCATCTCCCCGCACCTGCCCAGCCAGGCCGACCCGATGGCCGGGCGGCTGCAGCAACTGCTGTCGGGGATAAGTGCCGAGCTGGCGCCGCTGCACCTGGCGCCCGGCGGGTCCGGCGGCACCGGCGGCGGCTACCGGCCCGGTACCGCCGCCACGCCCTCCGCCGGGACGGTCTCCGGCACCGGCAGCAGCACCATGGGCGTCCGGCCGAGCAGTGCGCCGCAGGGCGCGACCACCTCCGGCACCGGCTCGATGACCGGCGGCGCTCCCGGCGCCACGCCCAGCTCCGGCGGCGGCGCCCTGGTCCCCGGGCTGACCGGCGGCCTGCTCGGCGGCGACGGCGGCGGCTCGCCGTCGACCACGCCCCCGGCCGGGGCCAAGCAGCCGAGCGCCGCGGCCTCCACCCCGGCGGGCGACGGCCTCACCGTGCCGCCGCTGGTCCCCGGGCTGCTGCCGACCATCGGCATCGGCCTGTCCGGCGGCGACGGCTGACAGCGCAGCGAGACGGGCCCGACAGCGCAGCGCGCCGCCGGGCCCGCCCGTGCGTCCGGACTCGTCCGGAATCGTCCAGGAAGGGCAGCAGGCTCAGAAGAAGACCGAGCGCCGCTGCACCAGCAGCCGGTACAGGGTGTGCTGGATGGTCTCCCGCACCTGGTCGGTCAGGTTGAACACCAGCATCGGGTCGTCCGCCGCCTCGGCCGGGTAGTCGTCCGTGGGGATCGGCTCGCCGAACTGGATGGTCCACTTGGTCGGCAGCGGGACCGCGCCCAGCGGCCCGAGCCAGGGGAACGTCGGGGTGAGCGGCACGTACGGCAGGCCGAGCAGCCGGGCCACCGTCCGGGCGTTGCCGATCATCGGGTAGGTCTCCTCCGCGCCCATGATCGAGCACGGGACGATCGGCACCCCCGCCTTCAGCGCCGAGGAGACGAAGCCGCCCCGGCCGAAGCGCTGCAGCTTGTAGCGCTCGGAGAAGGGCTTGCCGATGCCCTTGAAGCCCTCCGGCCAGACGCCGACGATCTCGCCCGCCTCCAGCAGCCGCTGCGCGTCCTCGTTGCAGGCCAGGGTGTGCCCGGCCTTGCGGGCCAGCTCGTTGACGCCCGGCAGCACGAACACCAGGTCGGCGGCGAGCATCCGCAGGTGCCGCTGGGTGGGCGTGTGGTCGTGGATGGCGACCTGGGTCATCAGCGCGTCCCAGGGCAGCACCCCGGAGTGGTTGGCGACGACCAGCGCGCCGCCCTCAGTGGGCAGGTTCTCCGCGCCCCGGACGTCCAGCCGGAAGTACTTCTCCGCGATCGGGCGGACGGCGGTCAGCAGCACCTTCTCGGTCAGCTCCGGGTCGAAGCCGAACTCGTCCACCTGGTACTCGCCGGTGAGCCGCCGCCGCAGGAAGTCCAGGCCGCCTGCGGCCCTGCGCTCCCAG
Proteins encoded in this window:
- a CDS encoding lysophospholipid acyltransferase family protein, with translation MSSANERAGNEAKVIPIGGRRSGRAKPVGTPAAPSPAHAPAPVPVPAPARSAGQAAGRSPGAAAAAAEPGPQAGPRAARPGGSPVALAPVAAPAPQAERRGQGMAESLAGAVGSALSGPLGGLAERALGKGWERRAAGGLDFLRRRLTGEYQVDEFGFDPELTEKVLLTAVRPIAEKYFRLDVRGAENLPTEGGALVVANHSGVLPWDALMTQVAIHDHTPTQRHLRMLAADLVFVLPGVNELARKAGHTLACNEDAQRLLEAGEIVGVWPEGFKGIGKPFSERYKLQRFGRGGFVSSALKAGVPIVPCSIMGAEETYPMIGNARTVARLLGLPYVPLTPTFPWLGPLGAVPLPTKWTIQFGEPIPTDDYPAEAADDPMLVFNLTDQVRETIQHTLYRLLVQRRSVFF
- a CDS encoding DUF5667 domain-containing protein; the encoded protein is MTANVLEHRRARAFADAVEDRPSTAAAQQFPELLTMVDALDILGSQSAPSLDPEVHMVQRAQLMAEFERAFAGGGGVPAQRDRGSHRAAPAGRFRPSGRWGRKLAVSGLAAGVVVSAFGGVAAASSSAIPGDTLYGVKRGLENWRLDFAGSDAQRGRLLLGEASQRMAEARQLIDRQPGEHTLSPHVAAEVTKALSDMNAEGTQGRNLLQAIYQQSHSLAPMQSLAAFASSQQQQLDAISPHLPSQADPMAGRLQQLLSGISAELAPLHLAPGGSGGTGGGYRPGTAATPSAGTVSGTGSSTMGVRPSSAPQGATTSGTGSMTGGAPGATPSSGGGALVPGLTGGLLGGDGGGSPSTTPPAGAKQPSAAASTPAGDGLTVPPLVPGLLPTIGIGLSGGDG